A window of the Cucurbita pepo subsp. pepo cultivar mu-cu-16 chromosome LG01, ASM280686v2, whole genome shotgun sequence genome harbors these coding sequences:
- the LOC111790433 gene encoding uncharacterized protein LOC111790433: protein MNPNSLKMGFSKEEKSKRLWRGIKTLFFLITMLISLLLLSAPVLLVIADALLPSALLSASLYPYSFSLKSLPSHLTNYDFRSSLVDIPLISLLRSAIIFCVYSFCDGPRLSRGPYLGIATFCSVISLVFVSFKAWFVFGSGLLDVGRGMEVALFMCSLLLAVAHVAVAYRTSCRERRKLLVYKIDIEAVSACKSGFPRHQKILQKEWVK, encoded by the exons ATGAATCCCAATTCACTCAAAATGGGTTTctcaaaagaagagaaatccaAGCGTTTATGGAGAGGAATCAAAacccttttcttcttaatcACCATGTTGATTTCCCTTCTCCTATTGTCCGCCCCTGTTCTTCTCGTCATCGCCGATGCCCTTCTTCCCTCTGCTCTTCTCTCTGCTTCTCTTTACCCTTACTCCTTTTCCCTCAAATCCCTTCCTTCTCATCTCACAAACTACGATTTTAGATCCTCCCTCGTCGATATCCCTCTCATTTCCCTCCTAAGATCCGCCATCATTTTCT GTGTTTATAGCTTTTGCGATGGGCCGAGGCTCTCGCGAGGGCCGTATTTGGGGATCGCCACGTTTTGTTCTGTGATTTCCTTGGTGTTTGTCTCGTTCAAGGCTTGGTTTGTGTTTGGTAGTGGCTTGTTGGATGTTGGTCGAGGCATGGAGGTGGCTTTGTTTATGTGCTCTCTGCTTTTGGCTGTTGCCCATGTTGCTGTGGCGTATAGGACGAGTTgcagagagaggagaaagctCCTGGTTTACAAGATTGATATTGAAGCG GTTTCTGCTTGCAAGAGTGGTTTCCCCAGGCACCAAAAGATTCTTCAAAAGGAATGGGTGAAGTAA